A region from the Lentisphaera profundi genome encodes:
- a CDS encoding MalY/PatB family protein: MTNFDYLPDRQNTGSYKWDKYKNTDIIPLWVADMDFVSAPCISEAIIESAQFGVFGYSEATDRCNQTFIDYVHEHHQIKPEARELFWLPGLVCALHAVCRAYTQPGDEVITFTPIYPPFLYAPVNSGAKTVQVPLNENDWRPDMQKLREAITKKTKIILLCNPHNPVGICFSKEELAELAKICLENNIILCSDEVHCDLILDKKQVHHSIATISDEIAQQSITLMAPSKTWNIAGLGCSIAYIPNDSLRRKFIRECRGKIPETNLLGLVAGEAAYRDGEPWRLEVLDYLRENLSRLEDFVQTQQGKITMIKAEATYLAWIDFRKSGLNNPPKYLEAAGVGLSDGKDFGLDGFMRLNFACPKSLLEKALARISDCLKES; the protein is encoded by the coding sequence ATGACTAATTTTGATTACCTTCCCGATCGCCAAAATACCGGATCCTATAAGTGGGATAAATATAAAAATACCGACATCATTCCCCTGTGGGTTGCCGATATGGATTTTGTTTCTGCTCCATGCATTAGCGAAGCAATTATTGAATCCGCTCAGTTTGGCGTCTTTGGTTATTCTGAAGCAACTGATCGTTGCAATCAAACTTTTATTGATTACGTTCATGAACATCATCAAATAAAGCCCGAAGCTCGTGAACTCTTTTGGCTGCCGGGACTCGTTTGTGCCTTACACGCCGTGTGCCGTGCCTACACTCAACCCGGTGATGAAGTCATTACCTTCACACCGATTTACCCTCCTTTTCTCTATGCACCGGTAAACTCTGGCGCAAAAACCGTCCAAGTTCCCTTAAACGAGAATGATTGGCGTCCAGACATGCAAAAACTCAGAGAGGCCATCACCAAAAAAACTAAAATAATTTTGCTTTGTAATCCTCATAACCCCGTGGGGATTTGTTTTAGTAAAGAAGAACTTGCCGAACTCGCAAAAATATGTCTAGAAAACAATATTATTCTCTGTTCAGATGAAGTTCATTGTGACCTCATTTTAGATAAGAAGCAAGTACATCATAGCATCGCTACCATCTCAGACGAGATTGCTCAGCAGTCCATTACACTCATGGCTCCTAGTAAAACCTGGAATATTGCTGGCTTGGGCTGTTCCATCGCCTATATCCCCAATGATTCTCTTCGTAGAAAATTTATCCGTGAATGCCGTGGTAAAATTCCTGAAACTAATTTATTGGGCTTAGTTGCTGGTGAAGCCGCTTATCGCGATGGTGAACCTTGGCGCTTGGAAGTCCTTGACTACCTCAGAGAAAATCTAAGTAGACTCGAAGATTTTGTTCAAACTCAGCAAGGAAAAATCACCATGATCAAGGCTGAAGCTACCTATTTAGCTTGGATCGATTTTCGCAAGAGTGGTTTGAATAATCCCCCAAAATATTTGGAAGCTGCCGGGGTGGGACTTTCCGATGGTAAAGACTTTGGCCTCGACGGTTTTATGCGCTTAAACTTCGCCTGCCCTAAAAGCCTCCTCGAAAAAGCTTTAGCTAGGATTTCTGATTGCCTCAAGGAAAGCTAA
- a CDS encoding ribonuclease Z, whose protein sequence is MQFHFLGTSAGSPTIERNVTALGFMPRGRKNWWLFDCGEGTQQRLLRSTLSLPKMNKIFITHMHGDHCYGLFGLLTSRGLMSGGEEAVHIYGPKGIKEMIHTVLKLSYVNLSAPLTFTEFDEAGELFSDDEFTISNVRLSHDVPSWGYVIKEKERPGVFDSAKAKADGIAPGPIYSQLKDGAQITLDDGREIDGRDYVGKSQEGRTALIGGDNDRPQLFGEALNKAAVMIHEATHTEEALASLSFKSRHSTAKRVALIAAENEVKNLVLTHISPRFLTKPRKGMKCVDEIEDEAKENFEGPLHMARDYDVYELDRDSKLKLIDSRYRKERQR, encoded by the coding sequence TTGCAATTTCATTTCTTGGGGACTTCGGCAGGAAGCCCGACAATCGAGCGCAACGTTACGGCTTTGGGTTTCATGCCCCGAGGGCGTAAAAACTGGTGGTTGTTTGACTGTGGCGAAGGGACTCAACAAAGACTTTTACGATCGACTTTATCTCTGCCAAAGATGAATAAAATTTTCATTACTCACATGCATGGCGATCACTGTTATGGGCTTTTTGGTTTATTAACCAGTCGCGGATTAATGAGTGGTGGCGAAGAGGCTGTTCATATTTATGGTCCAAAAGGCATTAAAGAAATGATTCACACAGTTCTCAAACTGTCGTATGTAAATCTATCTGCGCCTTTAACATTTACTGAATTTGATGAGGCAGGTGAACTTTTTTCTGATGATGAATTTACTATTTCGAACGTGCGGCTCTCACATGATGTGCCTTCTTGGGGTTATGTCATTAAAGAAAAAGAACGCCCTGGAGTTTTTGATTCTGCTAAAGCGAAAGCCGATGGGATTGCCCCTGGACCGATTTACTCTCAGCTTAAAGATGGCGCGCAAATTACTCTTGACGATGGTCGAGAAATTGATGGTCGAGATTATGTCGGGAAAAGCCAAGAAGGAAGAACGGCACTCATTGGTGGAGATAATGATCGGCCCCAACTCTTTGGTGAGGCTTTAAATAAGGCAGCGGTGATGATTCATGAAGCGACTCATACTGAAGAAGCCTTGGCGAGCTTGAGTTTCAAGAGCCGCCATTCCACAGCGAAAAGAGTGGCTCTTATTGCAGCTGAGAACGAGGTTAAAAACCTTGTACTTACACATATTAGTCCGAGATTTCTAACGAAGCCGCGCAAGGGCATGAAGTGTGTGGATGAAATTGAAGATGAAGCGAAAGAAAATTTTGAAGGGCCATTGCACATGGCGCGTGATTATGATGTGTACGAACTTGATCGCGACTCAAAACTCAAGCTTATTGATAGCCGTTACCGAAAAGAGCGCCAGCGCTAG
- a CDS encoding protein kinase: MNNSDNQEQVKKNTRGDLLKRLDLHTTLPPLQRRKTQLDMMLPNSLRLPGQETRNNIERFNTSEGDAPQAEELYQIYITCAQCEGTNLFKTKTLFEKVKCPNCSSQFRVPVETEKFIYDKHIYESDFINIFRAQNKETDFYGDVVVYEKIDTSASLSNLKDILTDYAVLEVNNYLSPLHYTEDDGAYYISRENASYRMNLYLSKFGALPKEQVAQVLSQICQIAEDLSDHSCYGAFLASDVMLTVDGTTKLCDYGLRESLLSRMKINKAIPPYFLAPEAVLNKVHTRASAVYSLGILAIAFISGEYPFLENNPHNLLIERITYLEEFKDKNLPAFVRLMIDQDPENRPNFSKCREYFSRLHRQNLR, translated from the coding sequence ATGAATAATTCCGATAATCAAGAACAAGTCAAGAAAAATACGCGAGGCGATCTGCTTAAACGACTCGACCTGCATACTACACTGCCTCCTTTGCAAAGGCGTAAAACTCAACTTGACATGATGCTCCCCAATAGCCTACGACTTCCTGGCCAAGAAACTCGCAATAACATCGAGCGTTTTAATACATCTGAAGGTGACGCTCCTCAAGCAGAAGAACTTTACCAAATCTATATTACTTGCGCTCAGTGTGAAGGGACGAATCTTTTTAAAACCAAAACTCTTTTTGAAAAAGTAAAGTGCCCCAATTGCTCCAGTCAATTTCGTGTCCCAGTTGAAACAGAAAAATTCATCTATGATAAACACATTTATGAAAGTGACTTTATCAATATTTTTCGCGCTCAAAATAAAGAAACCGATTTTTATGGCGACGTCGTGGTTTATGAAAAAATTGATACCTCTGCGTCGCTATCTAACTTAAAAGATATCCTCACAGATTATGCCGTCCTTGAGGTAAACAATTATCTTTCTCCCCTGCATTATACTGAGGATGATGGTGCCTATTATATTAGCCGTGAGAATGCGTCTTATAGAATGAACCTCTACTTGAGCAAGTTTGGAGCTTTGCCAAAAGAACAAGTGGCTCAAGTACTTAGCCAGATTTGCCAAATTGCTGAAGACTTGTCTGACCATAGTTGTTATGGCGCTTTTTTAGCCTCTGATGTCATGCTCACTGTGGATGGCACCACTAAGCTTTGTGACTATGGTTTACGTGAATCTTTGTTGTCTCGCATGAAAATTAACAAAGCTATCCCCCCTTACTTTCTCGCTCCTGAAGCCGTGTTAAATAAAGTTCATACACGTGCATCTGCGGTTTATTCACTAGGGATTCTTGCGATAGCCTTTATTTCAGGTGAGTACCCATTTTTAGAAAATAATCCACACAATCTACTCATTGAGCGCATCACCTACCTAGAAGAATTTAAAGACAAAAACTTACCGGCATTTGTTCGACTTATGATTGATCAAGATCCCGAAAACAGGCCCAATTTTTCCAAATGTCGAGAATACTTCTCTCGCCTTCACAGACAAAATCTTCGTTAA
- a CDS encoding PVC-type heme-binding CxxCH protein, which yields MTYFSSFHNKVSLRNFSVLLFFLLASFSYAEQKKILFLAGARSHGPGQHEHRAGSMILADALNKSNTGFDAKVIHVWPKDESEFDNAAAVVIYADAGGRLTQEKLDLLDKKVKAGMGIMFIHYGVHPSKKIGQDYFTPWIGGFFEKGFSVNPHWTAELIPKADHPVSRGINKPIIANDEFYYNMRFPSKDQCQDCYPLAQATLKPENVTLYNNLWHKVGDDGFGKKQTLMWCRDPKTAGRGVGFTGGHNHRNWAIPGFRKMVLNAIAWVSRSEVPKDGIASTDISQEQLNENLDSQPRQPLTVPTDDEFKTLKPMLRPADPPNYNQKAHYALIKKIAAEAANKKEEEEEEEEEVTKPHVAIENFDLPEDLEITLWADSKQLRNPIAMDMDAHGRMWLTEGVNYRRNNGREPKGDRVMVLQDSNGDGTADKSHVFVQDKELIAPLGLAVFGNRIVVSQPPHLLVYTDVDNNLIFDPSIDKKEVLLTGFNGQNHDHSLHSVIAGPSGKWYINQGNCGAQVTDKSGKTFRVGSSYKSKGPADSLKISGQKSDDGHVWVGGFIARMNPDGTQMEIVGHNMRNSHEHTVNSMGEIFQSDNDDPPACRNAHVLEYGSAGFFSHNGKLSWESDRRPGQSIPVAHWRQEDPGFMPSGDVYGSGAPTGVAFYENGALASKYNGMYLAADAGQRTIFKYFPKTNGATYQLERGNLLKAKNTAAAYNFRPSDIEIGADGALYVSDWYDPRVGGHADQDEQLAGAIYRIAPKNWKVPSLKPDTKSLKGLIELLKSPSDNVRFLAIEALKKQGPSAIPELKNMLNDPNPWISLRPIWIFPFLGAQGLKECESLLKSNNPQVRLVAYKALRRADQEILAYAQALSSDPSALVRRELATSLRNHSFKQKSAILETLYDLWDGKDRAYMEAMGLALTYSESDFWNLINKNDAPESWTEKFTYMTWRLHPPQAIPALLIRAQDLKLNEEQRRFAIDTIAFTEGALAPETMLKIYELNTPEKAYAQMWFNINLDGNKWDGLIDRNLIADKVNIVKPGNPMPYTHPDAPKKRLVPAIAEIKKLKGHPQKGKLISARCLMCHKIADQGQAFGPSLNGWGKQRSSDEILNAIINPDADIAHGFYSSRVLLKNGEVIDGLVKSGAERAWHFVNIKGADSYLVIKTAGGTTQKISWRYIKSVKQVKHSMMLYPEALGLTQAQDFADLAAYLKSL from the coding sequence TTGACTTATTTTTCATCTTTCCATAACAAGGTATCCCTTAGAAACTTTAGCGTCCTCTTATTTTTCTTGTTGGCCAGTTTTTCTTATGCTGAACAAAAAAAGATTCTCTTTCTTGCAGGTGCTAGAAGTCATGGTCCTGGTCAACACGAACATCGTGCTGGCTCGATGATCTTGGCTGATGCACTTAATAAATCTAATACCGGTTTCGATGCAAAAGTAATTCATGTTTGGCCCAAAGACGAAAGTGAATTTGATAATGCTGCTGCGGTGGTGATTTATGCCGATGCTGGCGGACGCCTCACTCAAGAAAAATTAGATCTGCTCGATAAAAAAGTAAAAGCTGGTATGGGCATCATGTTTATTCATTATGGTGTTCACCCCTCAAAGAAAATTGGTCAGGACTACTTCACTCCTTGGATTGGTGGATTTTTTGAAAAAGGATTTTCCGTCAACCCACATTGGACCGCTGAATTAATCCCCAAAGCAGATCATCCCGTTTCAAGAGGGATAAATAAACCCATAATTGCTAACGATGAATTTTACTATAACATGCGTTTCCCTAGTAAAGATCAATGCCAAGATTGTTACCCTCTTGCTCAAGCTACTTTGAAGCCTGAAAATGTAACTCTTTACAATAACCTGTGGCACAAAGTGGGCGATGATGGTTTTGGCAAGAAGCAAACGCTGATGTGGTGCCGTGATCCTAAAACTGCCGGCCGTGGCGTCGGCTTTACTGGTGGACACAACCACCGTAACTGGGCAATCCCTGGTTTTAGAAAAATGGTTCTCAATGCGATTGCTTGGGTGAGTCGTTCTGAAGTTCCTAAAGATGGTATTGCCTCCACCGATATCTCTCAAGAACAACTCAATGAAAATCTAGATAGCCAACCGAGGCAGCCTCTTACCGTTCCTACTGATGACGAATTCAAAACGCTCAAACCGATGTTACGTCCTGCTGATCCTCCTAACTACAATCAGAAAGCTCATTACGCACTCATCAAAAAAATAGCTGCAGAGGCCGCGAACAAGAAAGAAGAAGAAGAAGAAGAAGAAGAAGAAGTGACTAAACCTCATGTTGCGATCGAAAATTTTGATCTTCCAGAAGACCTCGAAATTACTTTATGGGCAGATTCCAAGCAACTCCGCAACCCAATTGCGATGGATATGGATGCTCACGGTCGTATGTGGCTTACCGAAGGAGTGAACTATAGGCGCAATAACGGTCGCGAGCCAAAAGGTGATCGCGTCATGGTCTTACAAGATAGTAATGGGGATGGAACAGCTGATAAAAGTCATGTCTTTGTCCAAGATAAAGAACTGATTGCCCCCCTTGGCTTAGCCGTTTTTGGCAATCGTATTGTCGTGTCTCAACCTCCCCATCTCTTAGTCTACACCGATGTCGATAATAACTTAATTTTCGATCCTTCCATTGATAAAAAAGAAGTTTTACTTACTGGCTTTAACGGTCAAAATCACGATCACTCTCTGCATTCTGTTATTGCAGGACCTAGTGGAAAATGGTATATTAACCAAGGAAATTGTGGCGCCCAAGTAACAGACAAATCCGGTAAAACTTTTCGCGTGGGATCATCGTATAAAAGTAAGGGTCCTGCTGATAGCTTAAAAATATCAGGACAAAAAAGTGATGATGGTCACGTTTGGGTAGGTGGCTTTATTGCTCGCATGAATCCAGATGGTACTCAAATGGAAATTGTCGGTCACAACATGCGTAACTCACATGAGCATACCGTAAATTCCATGGGAGAAATCTTTCAAAGTGATAATGATGATCCTCCCGCTTGTAGAAATGCTCATGTCTTAGAATATGGAAGTGCGGGGTTCTTTTCCCATAATGGTAAACTGTCTTGGGAATCAGACCGCCGCCCTGGTCAGTCCATTCCCGTTGCTCATTGGAGACAGGAAGATCCAGGCTTTATGCCTTCAGGTGACGTATACGGATCGGGTGCTCCCACAGGTGTCGCCTTTTATGAAAATGGCGCGCTCGCAAGTAAGTATAATGGTATGTATCTTGCTGCTGATGCCGGCCAAAGAACTATTTTTAAGTATTTTCCTAAAACTAATGGCGCTACTTATCAGCTCGAACGTGGCAACTTACTTAAAGCAAAAAATACCGCTGCTGCTTATAACTTCCGTCCTTCAGATATTGAAATTGGTGCCGATGGAGCGCTCTATGTGAGTGATTGGTATGACCCTCGCGTTGGTGGCCACGCTGACCAAGATGAGCAATTAGCAGGTGCTATCTACCGCATTGCACCCAAGAACTGGAAAGTGCCTTCGCTAAAGCCAGACACCAAATCTCTTAAAGGTTTAATTGAATTACTCAAAAGTCCCTCCGATAACGTGCGTTTCCTTGCGATCGAAGCTCTCAAAAAACAGGGGCCTAGTGCCATTCCTGAATTAAAAAATATGCTCAATGATCCCAACCCTTGGATTAGTTTACGCCCTATTTGGATCTTTCCTTTCTTAGGTGCCCAAGGTTTAAAAGAATGTGAGAGTCTTCTCAAATCGAATAATCCACAAGTTCGCCTCGTTGCTTATAAAGCTTTACGTCGAGCAGATCAAGAAATCCTTGCCTATGCTCAAGCTCTTTCTTCTGATCCTTCGGCACTCGTGCGTCGCGAACTGGCGACTTCACTGCGCAATCACAGCTTTAAGCAAAAATCAGCTATTTTAGAAACTCTATATGACTTATGGGATGGTAAAGACCGTGCCTATATGGAAGCCATGGGTTTAGCTCTTACTTATTCTGAAAGTGATTTCTGGAACTTAATTAATAAAAATGACGCTCCTGAATCATGGACTGAAAAATTCACTTACATGACTTGGCGCTTACATCCACCTCAAGCTATTCCCGCCTTATTGATCCGCGCTCAAGATCTTAAACTAAACGAAGAGCAACGTCGTTTCGCAATTGATACCATTGCCTTTACTGAAGGTGCTCTTGCTCCTGAAACAATGCTCAAAATCTATGAACTCAATACTCCTGAGAAGGCCTACGCACAAATGTGGTTTAATATTAATTTAGATGGGAATAAATGGGATGGTCTCATCGATCGCAACCTTATTGCCGATAAAGTTAATATTGTGAAACCAGGAAACCCGATGCCTTACACTCATCCCGACGCACCTAAGAAACGCCTCGTTCCTGCTATCGCCGAAATTAAAAAATTAAAAGGCCACCCACAAAAAGGAAAACTGATTTCAGCTCGTTGTTTAATGTGCCATAAAATTGCCGATCAAGGTCAAGCATTTGGTCCATCGCTCAATGGCTGGGGGAAACAACGTTCAAGCGATGAGATTCTCAATGCGATCATCAATCCAGATGCCGATATCGCTCATGGTTTTTATAGCTCTAGAGTTCTGCTCAAAAATGGGGAAGTTATTGATGGACTCGTCAAAAGTGGTGCAGAACGTGCTTGGCATTTTGTGAATATTAAAGGTGCGGATAGTTACCTCGTGATAAAAACTGCCGGTGGTACGACTCAGAAAATCTCCTGGCGCTACATAAAATCTGTTAAACAAGTTAAGCACTCAATGATGCTTTATCCCGAAGCCTTAGGCTTAACTCAAGCCCAAGATTTTGCGGATCTCGCAGCTTACCTTAAGTCTCTTTAA
- a CDS encoding NPCBM/NEW2 domain-containing protein: MNQHQIQLIERYQDDELSENELNEFLQLLEEDNDFRSEASAALEIKGLLKLSQHPKTDNLEQEVLSKLECEDNDLENRVLEELHQDKTRRFPKWLIPALVAQVLLIPAFFFMFQQPAHPELKIATKPALMAHVKTLEGYSFIVRGKEKLNPTESTELFSGDHIYVQDKSKLKLSYLDDSTLTFFDSSFVRLSEIEGQKKIELFSGQISADVKPQKKKMLVTTEHSTAEVLGTVFSISSSDVSSLLDVREGTVRFDNGHNSVMVSAQHYATTEQGQVLKALENDRPIYKSPLVDLTTPNHMVPIKVDIKGASKLYLVVSNGGDNNRFDHGAWISPIIKGPAGSLSLAEIPWNIAKSGAYGITINQGVHQTPLKVEGQLYEQGILAHATSIIAWDIPDGYDQFEAMGALLDSGAYRKHSNPVPSMYFEVYTSMPEKKLKTLLIRRHHY; this comes from the coding sequence ATGAATCAGCATCAAATACAATTAATAGAACGTTATCAAGATGATGAACTCAGCGAAAATGAACTCAATGAGTTTTTACAACTTTTAGAAGAGGATAATGATTTTCGTAGCGAGGCCTCTGCTGCCCTCGAAATCAAAGGTCTACTCAAGCTTTCTCAGCATCCTAAAACTGACAACTTAGAACAAGAAGTACTTTCGAAATTAGAGTGTGAAGATAATGATTTAGAAAATCGCGTTTTAGAAGAACTACATCAAGATAAAACACGGCGTTTCCCTAAGTGGTTAATCCCTGCTTTAGTTGCTCAAGTATTACTCATCCCCGCTTTTTTCTTCATGTTTCAACAACCCGCTCATCCAGAGCTAAAGATCGCTACAAAACCTGCTTTAATGGCTCATGTGAAGACTTTAGAGGGTTATAGTTTTATTGTTCGGGGCAAAGAGAAACTCAACCCTACTGAAAGTACGGAGCTTTTTTCAGGTGATCATATTTACGTTCAAGATAAAAGTAAGCTTAAGCTAAGTTATCTAGATGATTCAACACTGACCTTTTTCGATAGTTCTTTTGTACGCCTAAGTGAAATTGAGGGGCAGAAGAAAATCGAGCTCTTTTCGGGACAAATCAGCGCTGACGTAAAACCTCAAAAGAAAAAAATGCTCGTCACCACGGAGCACTCTACGGCAGAAGTTTTGGGCACTGTTTTTTCAATTTCCTCATCAGATGTATCCTCTTTACTTGATGTTCGAGAAGGCACAGTTCGTTTTGATAATGGACATAACTCCGTCATGGTTTCAGCGCAGCATTACGCGACTACCGAACAAGGGCAAGTACTCAAAGCCCTTGAAAATGATCGTCCCATCTATAAAAGTCCTTTAGTGGACTTAACGACTCCTAATCACATGGTCCCGATAAAAGTTGATATTAAAGGCGCGTCAAAGCTCTACCTCGTGGTGAGTAATGGTGGTGATAACAATCGCTTCGATCATGGTGCATGGATTTCCCCCATCATTAAAGGTCCTGCCGGCTCCTTAAGCCTGGCTGAAATCCCTTGGAATATTGCTAAATCAGGCGCCTATGGCATCACTATTAACCAGGGTGTACACCAGACTCCCTTAAAAGTGGAAGGGCAATTGTATGAGCAGGGGATTTTGGCCCATGCGACTTCCATTATCGCTTGGGATATCCCGGATGGTTATGATCAATTTGAAGCAATGGGGGCACTCTTAGATAGCGGTGCCTACCGAAAGCACAGCAATCCAGTCCCTAGTATGTATTTTGAGGTCTATACCAGTATGCCTGAAAAGAAATTAAAAACTTTGTTAATTCGCCGTCATCATTATTAG
- a CDS encoding RNA polymerase sigma factor — protein sequence MDINSLLSKSRQGDTEAYRLIIRELAPSVRAFLLSRLNDYHAVEDISQEIFVAAYRSLDKFNGQSQFKTWLLSISRFKLADHMRRSYSQSNLKATYQEEIQNVLAQEDDKLSLPGPERLASLLSCLEKLPLDAKEIIKSRYFNSETVMGLAERLNSSENAISSKLFRLKKKLKTCIELS from the coding sequence ATGGACATAAACTCTTTACTTTCAAAAAGTCGTCAAGGCGATACGGAAGCCTACCGCTTGATCATACGTGAGCTAGCGCCCTCGGTCCGTGCCTTTCTTTTATCGCGCCTCAATGACTATCATGCTGTAGAAGATATTTCCCAAGAAATCTTTGTGGCCGCCTACCGTTCCTTAGATAAATTTAACGGCCAGAGCCAATTTAAAACTTGGTTACTCAGCATAAGTCGCTTCAAACTAGCTGACCATATGCGTCGATCGTACTCTCAAAGCAACCTCAAAGCCACTTATCAAGAAGAGATACAAAATGTCTTAGCTCAGGAAGATGACAAGCTTTCACTTCCAGGGCCAGAGCGACTTGCAAGCCTGCTTAGCTGCCTCGAAAAACTACCCCTTGACGCCAAAGAAATTATTAAATCACGTTACTTTAATTCTGAGACCGTGATGGGTTTAGCCGAGAGACTCAATAGCAGTGAAAATGCCATAAGCTCTAAGCTTTTCCGCCTGAAGAAAAAACTCAAAACCTGTATAGAATTATCATGA
- a CDS encoding CpXC domain-containing protein codes for MENQISCPNCETTIEYEVVDSIHEQSSAIQELFEGSLNRVNCPACAIEFHVQTPITFRSDDGQYIIFYKPRTEGEDWRETEKQMQIVLDEMASELPPELDPEARLVLDRNQFIEKIAAYINNIDDRIMEYVKFIMYRNGDVVWPLQDLYYDFNTTNPDHLEFTMMTRQAGNAEKTLSIPMEVYKQFIDDEHQEFDPDTIFPGLYVQVERLVDQ; via the coding sequence ATGGAAAATCAAATTAGCTGTCCCAATTGCGAAACCACTATTGAATACGAAGTCGTCGATTCAATTCACGAACAAAGTTCTGCTATACAAGAACTCTTTGAAGGTTCACTCAACCGTGTAAATTGTCCCGCCTGTGCGATTGAATTTCACGTTCAAACTCCCATAACTTTCCGTAGTGATGATGGTCAATATATCATCTTTTACAAACCCCGCACTGAAGGCGAGGATTGGCGCGAAACTGAAAAACAAATGCAAATTGTCCTCGATGAAATGGCGTCGGAACTTCCTCCAGAACTCGACCCTGAAGCCAGATTAGTCCTCGACCGCAATCAGTTCATCGAAAAAATTGCTGCTTATATCAATAATATTGATGACCGTATTATGGAATATGTGAAATTCATTATGTATCGTAATGGCGATGTCGTATGGCCCTTGCAGGACCTTTACTATGATTTCAACACGACTAATCCCGATCACCTTGAGTTCACGATGATGACACGCCAGGCAGGCAATGCAGAAAAAACGCTCTCCATCCCCATGGAAGTTTATAAGCAATTTATCGATGATGAGCACCAGGAATTTGATCCCGACACAATTTTTCCTGGCCTCTATGTGCAAGTCGAACGCCTTGTAGATCAGTAA
- a CDS encoding DUF4126 domain-containing protein, giving the protein MELLTGLCIGIGLSAACGFRVFVPMLGVSLASRAGHMELSSGFEWLGGDLAMIVLLIATIFEVAAYFVPWVDNLLDTIAAPAAIVAGTILTGAMTGEMSPLFKWSLALIAGGGAAATVQAVTTVVRGTSTVTTGGIGNPLVAAGELAGATGVTLLAIFVPIAAVILVMAALIYLGFRVMKKKPGTELSPPSVA; this is encoded by the coding sequence ATAGAATTATTAACGGGTTTGTGTATTGGGATAGGACTGAGTGCCGCATGTGGTTTTAGAGTTTTCGTACCGATGCTGGGAGTTAGCTTGGCTTCACGCGCAGGGCACATGGAATTAAGTTCTGGTTTTGAATGGCTCGGCGGAGATTTGGCGATGATTGTCTTACTCATTGCCACAATTTTTGAAGTAGCCGCGTATTTTGTTCCTTGGGTAGATAATCTACTGGATACGATTGCAGCACCTGCCGCTATAGTAGCGGGGACAATTTTGACCGGAGCAATGACCGGAGAAATGAGCCCATTATTTAAATGGTCTTTAGCATTGATTGCAGGTGGCGGCGCAGCTGCAACCGTTCAGGCCGTGACCACCGTGGTTCGTGGGACATCTACAGTGACAACCGGTGGTATAGGCAACCCTCTTGTGGCAGCAGGGGAACTTGCAGGTGCGACCGGAGTAACACTCCTCGCAATTTTTGTTCCTATTGCGGCAGTGATTCTAGTGATGGCAGCACTCATCTACCTCGGTTTTCGAGTCATGAAAAAGAAACCGGGAACAGAACTTAGTCCTCCCTCTGTAGCTTAA
- a CDS encoding sterol desaturase family protein, producing MREFLDLVLNMPAWQKLAIVIFSLSLCWLLETWNPLFKFNYDKKRHGLTNLSLFLWMSLINFFFGLFLVYGLDFFQSSGFGLLQIISLPLWFEFVLSVLILDFIAQYVIHVCLHKIPWMWKFHVIHHSDEQLDASSGTRHHPIDYLLREVYSFIALVLLGIPAAYYFTFRLFTIFFTYINHANISVPTWLNRPLSLIFVTPDLHKIHHHRKQPWTDQNYGNIFSFWDRIFGTLIEADSRDVEYGLDSLGEGFDAGVKDLLLLPWKKDDTHE from the coding sequence ATGAGAGAATTTTTAGATTTAGTCCTTAATATGCCTGCTTGGCAGAAGCTAGCCATAGTGATTTTTTCACTGAGTTTATGTTGGCTGCTCGAAACTTGGAATCCTTTATTTAAATTCAACTACGATAAAAAAAGGCATGGTCTTACAAATTTATCCTTGTTTTTATGGATGTCTTTGATCAACTTTTTCTTTGGACTCTTTTTAGTTTATGGCTTAGATTTTTTTCAGTCTAGTGGTTTCGGGCTACTGCAAATCATTTCACTTCCACTATGGTTTGAGTTCGTCTTATCGGTATTAATTCTCGATTTTATTGCTCAATATGTAATTCATGTATGTCTGCACAAAATTCCGTGGATGTGGAAGTTTCATGTGATTCATCATAGTGACGAACAGCTCGATGCAAGTTCAGGTACGCGCCATCACCCGATTGATTATCTCCTGCGCGAAGTTTACTCTTTCATAGCGCTTGTACTGCTGGGGATTCCGGCGGCCTATTATTTTACATTTCGACTATTTACGATCTTTTTCACCTATATCAATCATGCCAATATTTCCGTACCCACCTGGCTCAACCGACCGCTCTCTTTGATCTTTGTGACCCCCGACCTACACAAAATCCATCATCACCGTAAACAACCCTGGACCGACCAAAATTACGGTAATATATTCTCCTTCTGGGATCGTATTTTCGGCACTCTGATAGAGGCTGATTCACGTGATGTTGAGTATGGTCTAGATTCACTTGGCGAAGGCTTTGACGCAGGCGTCAAGGATTTGCTGCTGCTGCCCTGGAAAAAAGATGATACACATGAATAA